A portion of the Streptomyces platensis genome contains these proteins:
- a CDS encoding nucleotidyltransferase family protein, translating to MAGLLLAAGGGRRLGGRPKALLDHRGRPLVEHAARALRDGGCHPVHIVLGAAAASVRERAELAAYEHSENPDWARGMGTSLRAGLAALAESGADAVVVSLVDQPGIGAAAVARVVAAYRGRGSLVSAAYGGRRGHPVLFGADRWADIAATAEGDRGARAYLQRHADVLTLVECSDVAEPYDIDTPEDLHRLE from the coding sequence GTGGCCGGTCTGCTGCTCGCCGCGGGCGGCGGGCGGCGACTGGGGGGACGGCCCAAGGCGCTGCTCGACCACCGGGGACGGCCGCTGGTCGAGCACGCCGCGCGGGCCCTGCGGGACGGCGGCTGCCACCCGGTACACATCGTGCTGGGCGCGGCCGCCGCTTCCGTGCGTGAACGGGCCGAGCTGGCGGCGTACGAGCACTCGGAGAACCCGGACTGGGCCCGGGGGATGGGCACTTCGCTGCGGGCGGGACTGGCCGCACTGGCGGAGTCCGGGGCGGACGCGGTGGTGGTGTCCCTGGTGGATCAGCCGGGCATCGGCGCCGCGGCGGTGGCGCGGGTGGTGGCGGCGTACCGCGGGCGCGGCTCGCTCGTCTCCGCGGCGTACGGCGGCCGGCGGGGGCACCCGGTGCTCTTCGGCGCCGACCGCTGGGCGGACATCGCGGCGACCGCGGAGGGCGACCGCGGTGCGCGGGCCTATCTCCAGCGGCATGCGGACGTCCTCACCCTCGTCGAGTGCTCCGATGTCGCGGAGCCGTACGACATCGACACGCCGGAGGACCTTCACCGTCTGGAGTGA